Proteins co-encoded in one Bombus terrestris chromosome 18, iyBomTerr1.2, whole genome shotgun sequence genomic window:
- the LOC100649978 gene encoding tektin-4, translating into MNTEQDSTKLDEVQDTPCPRIDYTKKSDGPPPLYFPQPGDELPAQPEERMEAIGPWATGRVNFTPQDGLTGVRPVVDRYSVTSFGAPQWRAHNQKFFKQSDEKIREAQLAINNAQRCVERSYKEADKIQLESTDNLKNRANEVYRWKTELEHLILEITKEIELLEAEHRRVKHSLSLLTVPESIAGEFLQLRSKRLESDLIRDEVEEELSKEVALCSEIRDLLCRTREHIEMQLIELKAAKVRMEMDWTDKTDAYDIDSHNIQLKNDSPIILWKLGATRFPAGQSTPSSYEHYTRESLTDAEAAKQRSVNLRLTLDSTYKNSIKNLRDQATRVDLVLSQKIKLTEDVRLQLEKELLRCLHELANTEKSIEELRHSTRGLDCVMKVAQTRLANRLQRRNVESCRDTSQFALVEEVKLLGERTSAVLAELKRAEDTQAGLVKARSDLEREIIVKRKTLYIDKQRGQLLRSFYPSTI; encoded by the exons ATGAATACTGAACAAGATTCGACTAAATTGGACGAAGTCCAGGATACG CCTTGTCCAAGGATTGATTATACTAAAAAAAGCGACGGACCGCCTCCTCTTTATTTTCCTCAACCAGGAGATGAGCTTCCGGCGCAACCAGAAGAACGAATGGAAGCGATTGGTCCATGGGCAACCGGTCGTGTAAATTTTACACCTCAAGATGGTTTAACGGGAGTTAGACCAGTTGTCGATCGATATTCCGTAACTAGCTTTGGTGCACCTCAATGGAGAGCTCATaatcagaaattttttaaacagtCGGATGAGAAGATTCGAGAAGCACA ACTTGCTATAAATAATGCACAACGATGTGTGGAAAGATCGTATAAAGAAGCAGATAAGATACAGTTGGAATCGacagataatttaaaaaatcgtgcAAACGAAGTATATCGTTGGAAAACTGAATTAGAACATTTAATACTTGAAATCACGAAAGAGATAGAATTATTGGAAGCTGAACATCGACGAGTAAAGCATTCTTTGTCACTCCTTACAGTTCCAGAATCTATCGCTGGCGAATTCCTACAATTACGATCAAAACGACTAGAGTCTGACCTTATTAGAGATGAAGTTGAGGAAGAGCTTAGCAAa GAGGTAGCGCTCTGCTCAGAAATACGCGATTTACTTTGTAGAACTCGGGaacatatagaaatgcaattaATCGAATTAAAGGCTGCAAAAGTAAGAATGGAAATGGATTGGACTGATAAAACTGATGCTTATGACATTGATTCCCACAATATACAACTGAAAAATGATTCCCCCATTATCTTGTGGAAACTTGGAGCTACAAGATTTCCAGCAGG ACAGTCGACACCTTCGAGTTATGAACATTACACACGAGAAAGTTTGACTGATGCAGAAGCAGCCAAGCAGAGATCTGTAAATTTAAGACTTACTTTAGATTCTACATATAAGAATTCCATTAAAAATCTCCGAGATCAAGCGACTCGCGTAGATCTGGTTTTAAGTCAAAAGATTAAACTTACTGAGGATGTTCGTTTACAATTAGAAAAAGAACTACTTCGC TGTTTACACGAACTTGCAAATACTGAAAAATCTATAGAAGAGCTTCGTCATTCAACAAGAGGATTGGATTGCGTGATGAAAGTAGCGCAAACAAGATTAGCGAATAGGTTACAACGACGTAATGTAGAAAGTTGCCGTGATACTTCCCAATTTGC TTTGGTGGAAGAAGTGAAATTACTTGGTGAACGCACATCAGCTGTGTTAGCGGAATTAAAACGAGCCGAAGATACGCAGGCAGGTTTGGTAAAAGCGAGAAGTGATCTCGAACGAGAAATAATCGTAAAACGTAAAACATTGTACATAGATAAACAACGTGGGCAATTGTTACGATCATTTTATCCTTCAACTATTTAA
- the LOC100648346 gene encoding aldehyde dehydrogenase 1A1, producing the protein MSRKMPDIKYTQLFINNEFMDSVSRKKFPTINPADGTVIADISEGDKADVDKAVAAASQAFSRGSDWRNMDSSVRGKLMNKFADLITRDLEYIATLEALDNGKTYSNAVFDIEASIDTIRYYAGWCDKIFGDTIPADGNLVSLTRKEPIGVVGQIIPWNYPFLMLAWKWGPALATGCTIVLKPAEQTPLSALYAAALAKEAGFPPGVINVITGYGPTAGAAIAEHPGIQKVAFTGSTEVGRLIMAASAKSNLKRVSLELGGKSPLVIFDDVDIEKAAEIAYNAIFANHGQNCCAGSRTFVHTKIYDQFVACAKQLALKTKVGDPFDAETQQGPQIDQEMFDKVLGLIKSGKEEGAVLEVGGERHGNVGYFIKPTVFSNVTDNMRIAKEEIFGPVQSILKFETMDEVIERANNTNYGLAAGVLSKDIDKALMFAQAVQAGSVWVNCYDAITPQTPFGGFKQSGIGRELGAEGLKEYLETKTVSIKVPTEKVCLTI; encoded by the exons ATGAGTCGTAAAATGCCGGATATTAAATATACTCAG ttatttataaataatgaatttatGGATTCTGTGAGTCGTAAAAAGTTTCCTACTATAAATCCAGCTGACGGTACTGTTATTGCAGATATCTCTGAAGGTGATAAG GCAGATGTAGATAAGGCAGTTGCAGCTGCAAGTCAAGCATTTAGTAGAGGATCAGATTGGCGAAATATGGATTCATCTGTTCGTGGAAAACTTATGAACAAg TTTGCAGATCTTATTACAAGAGATTTAGAATATATTGCCACTCTTGAAGCCTTGGATAATGGAAAAACATATTCAAATGCAGTTTTTGATATAGAAGCCAGCATAGATACAATTCGTTATTATGCTGGATGGTGTGATAAGATTTTTGGAGACACTATTCCAGCAG ATGGAAATCTTGTTTCACTTACACGCAAGGAACCAATTGGTGTAGTAGGTCAAATTATCCCTTGGAATTATCCTTTTCTTATGTTGGCATGGAAATGGGGTCCAGCATTGGCTACTGGATGTACTATTGTTTTGAAGCCAGCCGAACAAACTCCTCTAAGTGCCCTTTATGCTGCAGCACTTGCTAAAGAGGCTGGATTTCCACCTGGtgttataaatgttattacTGGTTATGGTCCAACAGCTGGTGCAGCTATTGCCGAACATCCAGGAATTCAAAAAGTTGCATTCACTGGGTCTACAGAG GTTGGTCGTCTGATAATGGCAGCTTCTGCTAAGAGTAATCTTAAACGTGTTTCTCTTGAACTAGGTGGCAAAAGTCCATTGGTTATTTTTGATGATGTTGACA TCGAGAAAGCAGCTGAAATTGCTTATAATGCAATATTTGCGAATCATGGACAAAACTGTTGTGCCGGTTCACGTACTTTCGTACATACTAAAATTTATGATCAATTCGTTGCTTGCGCCAAACAATTAGCGTTAAAAACAAAAGTCGGTGATCCTTTTGATGCTGAAACTCAACAGGGACCACAAATTGATCAAGAAATGTTTGATAAAGTTTTAGGTTTAATTAAATCAGGAAAGGAAGAAGGAGCTGTATTAGAAGTTGGTGGAGAACGTCACGGCAATGTTGGTTATTTTATTAAG ccTACCGTTTTTTCAAACGTGACTGACAATATGAGAATcgcaaaagaagaaatatttggacCTGTTCaatctattttaaaatttgaaacaatggATGAAGTTATCGAACGTGCAAACAATACAAATTATGGCCTTGCTGCTGGTGTTCTTAGTAAAGATATTGATAAAGCTTTGATGTTTGCACAAGCAGTACAAGCTGGAAGTGTTTG GGTAAATTGTTACGATGCTATCACGCCTCAAACTCCGTTTGGAGGATTCAAACAGTCGGGAATAGGTCGTGAGCT TGGTGCAGAAGGGTTAAAAGAGTATCTTGAGACTAAAACAGTATCTATTAAAGTGCCAAcag AAAAAGTCTGTTTGACTATCTAA
- the LOC100651178 gene encoding NADH dehydrogenase [ubiquinone] 1 beta subcomplex subunit 2, mitochondrial has product MLLSRGPSILRNIYELNGRKQTGVNLEQIRKCWAYRTVIEPKRRWKITAECIGGIVWWWIFWNAWHDYGHIVGHFPEIHPIEWSDEELGIPPDD; this is encoded by the exons ATGTTGTTGTCGCGTGGTCCATCAATTTTGAGAAATATATACGAATTAAATGGAAGAAAACAGACTGGAGTGAATTTAGAACAGATTCGTAAAtg ttgGGCCTATCGTACAGTGATTGAACCTAAAAGACGATGGAAAATAACGGCTGAATGCATTGGTGGAATTGTATGGTGGTGGATCTTTTGGAACGCATGGCACGATTATGGGCATATTGTT GGTCACTTCCCTGAAATACATCCAATAGAGTGGTCTGACGAAGAATTGGGAATTCCACCAGATGATTAG